In Nyctibius grandis isolate bNycGra1 chromosome 17, bNycGra1.pri, whole genome shotgun sequence, the genomic stretch CCAATTTATCTTGTTTCTTCTATCTTCTGTTTTGACTGGCTTGTTCTTCTGCCAAATTTATATCTTTGGAGCCAGCAGGGAGCTTTGCATTCCTGGTGCGTTGGCTCATGCTCCAAAATAGCTGCACTGTGACGGTGCTCCTTTACATTCCTGACTTATTAAAGGGAAGGTGGTGGATTCCCTATTGTCTCACCTGGCGTCTCCTCCAGGATGTTTTTCAACTTCCCTCTTGGTACTTCTCAGTGCCACAGCCCTGTTTTAACTTCTTTTCCCACCTTCATTTCATGTTGTTTTCCAGGTTGAGTCAGGCACGTTAAAAAAACACGGGAGAATTTCTTAGCTGCCAACCACtgcggggcagggctggcttGTGGGGAGAAGGTGGCTACTACCAGGATAGGCAGATGATGACAACAGAAGCACACATTTTTGACAGGCGTTGTCATGTGAAAGTGAAAACACTCCCTGAATAGTTACATAGTGAAAGTCTCCAAAGTTGCTCTGTTGCCAAACTTAAAATGAAGCATAAttgggtttctgtttttttaatttctttctttgattctGTAGTCTCCCAgtgtattcacagaatcaatgaggttggaagagccctctgggctcatcgagtccaaccattgccctgacaccaccatggcagctagaccagggcactaagggccatgtccagtcttttcttaaacccctcgagagatggtgactccaccctATTGATTAAGAGGGTTTAGATACATAGTCTTACACATATTACTGAATATTTACATGAAAGACAAGTTAATATTGTGATCAAATAATTAAAGTTTACCTGGGCTTTCAGGAAATTAGGCAGGTACATGCGGGGTTTCGGTCAAGTATGGAAtgaaataaagatttctttGAAGGTTGGGGCAGTGCCTGCATCCAGactagaataaaaaataatataaaggtGAACTGCTCCCTTTGGGTAACAGGGAGGATCACACCTACGACCTTCGGAGCTAAAAAGCAATGCAAAGTTGTGGCTTTGGATCAAAGAACCAGTTTCTGCTGGAGAGATACCACAACAAAGCCACATTTCTTGTGGTTTAGGGAAAGACAAACACACTCAGTGCTGACCAGCGAGGGTCAGGATTTGTTCCTGCTGGAGAAGCCTACGGCGAAGGGAGCATTTCACCTGCTGTCATTCTTGCCCGGCGTGGGGTGTAGTTGTCCAAGAGTTCCTAAACTTTATTCAGTttcattacaaaattatttatggACCTTTTtctggcacttagtgccatgatctagttgacatagtggtgtcagggcaatggttggacttgatgatccctgaggtctcttccaacctggttgattctgtgattctgtgattcttcaccTCAAAAACCACCTGGGAAGAGCCATTgtgggattggactagatgatctttcgaggtccctaCCAGTCcctaccattctgtgattctgattctgtgtgaaaccACCACTTTTAATAAACATACTCAGGAACTGGGTTTCATCTTGGGCAGTGCTGGATGTCGGTGGGGCAGAGCACCCCTCTGTGCTGGTCACCTCAGCTGTCCTTGTAGTCAGCAGGGAGAAATTGTCACTTTTTAGGGACATTTCATATGACAATGTACACATGAAAACATTGATTAAATCTTcagtgacttaaaaaaaattaatctcccAGTTTTCTAACTAGTTCCTTTAATCTGGGCGATAAGAAGTTGACTCACTGAGAAAGTCACCTGCAGAACTGGAGGAAGTTTATCTGCTCCCGGTGCTTTTTGTCGTGCTGCCGGTCACGGCTTTGCCAGCTCAGATTGTTGTGCAAGGGCTGTGATCAAACGTGACTGTAGCTCATCTGAGAGTCACTGGCCGGTGTATTCCCATCGCTCTGATAACAGGTGATTGCCTTGAGATCACGGGAGCATCAGGGCACCAACAGCCAGGTGCTGCCCAGGGTTACGTGAGCTAAAAATGAGGTTCTCTGTGGATGATGAACTGCACCCACCTAAGGGGGTGAGTTGAGCTTTACTGGGAGCTCCTGGAGCGGTCAGTGCAGCTCTCATGGCATGAAGCCATTGCCATGTGTGTGCAGAAAGAGGCCACGTGATCCATGGCCCCATTTCTGGGGACCACCCTGACATTTCTGGGGACCACCAGGACATTTCCTGGGACTGTGAGTCCTCTGGAAAGCTGTAACAGTCTGCTCTGGGGTTCACCTCTGCCTTGCAAACCGCTTGAGGCAGGGGATGCCGCCGCTGCCTGCCTCTGCAAATACCATTCAGTCTTCCCATGCCAGGGAGGGTTATACAAAAGGTAATTACTCTTACTACGGGGAGCTGACATTCAACTACTCATCCTCAGGGATGAGTACACCGATGCTAGTCACTACAAGTCTTGCACACAGGACAGCTTTTGCATAGGAGCTAATAGGATATGTCGTGGGTACCTCATACCTTCAAGGCACGTTTAGTAGCTATATAAAAGCTCTCCTTCTCGTAGGGCTCACTGGTCACATCACAAAGCTGTTCTCACCAGGGAGCTGGGTAAGTCTGGTTTGCGCTGAGCCTCTGGAGCTGCTGAAACGCAgatttattgctgcttttttacctatgggaaaagcttttaaaatgggTTGGTTTGAGTTGCTGGGTTGGAGGGGGAGTGCACTCTCCTACGGTGTCTCCAGTTGGGCATCCGAGGCCAAGAGACACCCCTGAAAAGTGGGAGGAAAGGTTGTTAGGAGTAAttggggtgctgctggtgtCGTTTGCTTTTGAGGGTGCCTGATAACAGTCAGAGCCGCTTTGGTGTATCAGGGAACAGAATGGTAGAAGAGCTGTAGGCAGGTTTGTGTTCAGTTGTGGTATCGCTACCCTTTAATTGGCTTTGCTTCCCTAATGAGCATGAACTTTGTgatgctggggctgagctgggaacCTCTGCCTGCCCGCGGTGTGATGGCATCCCCAAGCAGCGGTGCCTCGGGTGCTCTTTGCCTCTCCTGCTGTGGCAGATGTGGCCAGAGTTTCGGAGCTGGTTTCTGGGttgggcaggaggggaaaacTGGATGTCATGAGGGAAAGGCAGCTCTGAGGTCGGCCATTCCTCAGCTGACCCCAAGAGCGGTTTGCCCTGGGGAGGTGCAGGTGATGGGAGGGAGTTGCAGTCTGGAGAGATATTTAGTGCTACATGTCTCTCTTTGTGCCATGTTTCGGAGTTTAAAATAATCGGTTGGGTccttggctgctgctggtgtggttttggggcTGTGGCGTAGGAGGGACGTGTCTCTGGCACCCTGGGAAGTGAGGAGTCCTGTGGTGCGGGCAGCAGCGGGACAGCGAGCAGCTCAGCCGGGTGCCTGCCTAAAGGCTCTGCTTTCCCTCGTGTCATTCCAGTCCTGCCAAAGCCTCCCCAAGATGTCGTGCTACCTACAGCAGTGCCTCCCACCAGTCTACCAGGAGCCCATCCCCATCAAGTGCCCACCGATGTATGGTGCCAGACACCTCCCAGTGCCCACCTGGCACTCGACACTGTGCATCCCACAGCATGTGACCCCCTGTGTCCCCCGGCAGCGGATCATGTCCTCCAGCTTCTCCCAACAGCAGTGTGTGACCAAGTGCGTGCCACAGCAGTGTGCGACCATGGGTGTGCCACAGCAGCACTGTGTGACCCAGCGCGTCCTACAGCAGCCGTGTCTGCCTCGGTGTGTGACAACCTGCGTGCCGCAGCAGCAGTGTGCGACCACGGGTGTGTCGCAGGAGCAGTGTGTGACCAAGTGCGTGCCACAGCAGTGTGTGACCAAGGATGTGCCGCAGCAGTGTGCGACCAAGGGCATCCCGCAGCAGCAGCGTGAGAGCAGGTGCGTGACCACGTGTGTGCCACAGCAGCCATACATGACCAAGGGCATCCCGCAGCAGCAGTGTGCCACCAAGTGCATCCCGCAGCAACGTGTGACCACGTAcaccccagagcagcagcactgtgcgACCAGGTGTGCCACCATGTGTGTCCCGCAGCAGCGTGCGACCAAGTGTGTCTCGCACCGGTTTGTGACCGCTTGTGCCCCGCAGCAGTGTGCCACCACGTACATCCCACAGCAATGTGCGACCAGGTGTGTGACCAAGTGtgtcccacagcagcagagtgTGACCAAGTGTGTCCCACAGCAGTGTGCCACCGAGTGTGTCCCACAGCAGTCTGTGACCAAGTGTGTCCCACAGCAGAGTGCCACCAAGTGTGTCCCACAGCAGTCTGTGACCAAGTGTgtcccacagcagcagtgtgCCACCAAGGGTgtcccacagcagcagtgtgCCACCAAGGGTGTCCCACAGCAGTGTCCCACCAAGGGTATCCCACAGCAGTCTGTGACCAAGTGTGTCCCACAGCAGTCTGTGACTAAGTGTGTCCCTCAGCAGCAGTGTGCCACCAAGTGTGTCCCACAGCAGTCTGTGACTAAGTGTGTCCCACAGCAGAGTGCCACCAAGGGTGTCCCACAGCAGTGTCCCACCAAGTGTATCCCACAGCAGTCTGTGACCAAGTGTGTCCCTCAGCAGCAGTGTCCCACCAAGTGTGTCCCACAACAGTCTGTGACCAAGTGTGTCCCTCAGCAGCAGTGTCCCACCAAGTGTATCCCACAGCAGTCTGTGACTAAGTGTGTCCCTCAGCAGCAGTGTGTCACCAAGTGTATCCCACAGCAGTCTGTGACCAAGTGTgtcccacagcagcagtgtCCCACCAAGTGTGTCCCACAGCAATGTCAGTCGGGTGGAGTCAAAATTTCGAGTCACTCTAAGAAGTACTGCTCTGCGCCCAAATGGCCCTGGTAAGAAGGAGCAGGGGAAAGGAAGGTCCACAGAAAAAGAGCGAGGTACAGCTTCGGGGCAGGGGTTATTTATCTTCTCGTACCACCTGCCAACTAGTTCCTCTTGCTTCTGTCTGCTTTATCTCTATTTTCCGGTGCTTCCCCTGTAGCTCAGCTCTATTTTGGGCCAGGGCACCATATTATTTCCATGGCTGCACTCCAGGTGCCTGTGGGTTGTACCTTAACCTGCTACAAGGCATAGTTTAGTGGGATGCTATTGAAATCTCACCTAATTGAAATGaatagtgatttaaaaaaaaaaataaaataaaaaaagaaatagaaatttctAAGGAATCCAGATCACAACAGCATCAAGAGGACTGGCAGTGCGGCCGGCCGAGGGCTGGCCCATGCCCGCTCCGAGTTTAGTCCTGGCTTTGGGAGACAATGTACAGGTTAACTTGGATTCCACGAGGCTGCGAGTTCTCCAAAACAGCTGTTTTCACTCACGGATTTGGAAGCCGAATGTGAATTTGCCAAGCAAACGGTGTATGAGTCTTATTCCAACGGCCTTCATTTCAGAAGGCGGCCAGAAATCCCCGCTGCTTTCAAACTCGACTTCAGCAGAGTCCCCAGACAGGATTTCTGGCTCGGTGAAGTTGGTCCTTGCTGAAATTTTATACATGAAGGTTTCTATTCACTTAGTTGCTTTAATTAAAGTCGAAAACACAacttgaaacagaagaaagtgtTTGAAATGACACTGAAAGTTGTAGCACGACTGTGTTATAAATGTTTGAGCTGTAAAAGCGATTGACTATGTTCTTTACGCTGCCTGAAGATGTGTGCTCTATACTGTATTGAAAACaaaccatatatatatatgtgtatacttatattatacatatatatacttaAATAAATATAGTTGTCTGACCTCAGATTAAATATCTTGCCTTTTTGCCCTCTGGTGGTTCTTCTTTATTAAATACAGCGAACTCCTGCCTGCGAAATACAAAAATCCTGTAATATGCCCATTAGGACAATGAGTAGTAGCTCACACTAAGTAGATCATGGGTATTTGGAGGCTAAAAACAAGTGTTGCAAGACGCCGAGGAGGGTGTGACTGGGGCTGGGGCACTGCCCCGCATCCTGCCCTACTCCACCTTTGCTTGGTGACCTTGGGGTGCCACCGCGGGCTGAAGGCAAGGAGGTGGCTGAGACCTGAGCATCTAGCAACTTCGAGGTGGCATCTGGCTGCTTCCCCGCGGTGCTCAGTGGGCCATGGGGGAGCAGACCCTTCTCACACCTTCTCCTGAATGTCCAGTGTTGATGCTTTGGCCCAGAGAGGCAGCGTCCAAGAGCAGCAGTGACCGTGGTCCTCCTGCTGCCTCGCAGGGCCGGGGATGCTCTCACAACCCAACGTTTTGTGTCCCCTTTAAAACCAAGAAATAAGCAACCATGCGGCCTTTTGAGGAGCTGTCACATCATTGTGGCTTTCCCCTAGGAGCCAGAGCCCAGGGGATCCTTAGGAAAATCTGCCTGGGTAGGTGGGTGACGTAGGACCTCATCTCCCAGGagtggagcagctctgccagagcaCGGGGCTCACTTTGGAGGTGTTTGCCATGGAGTCTGGTTCTGCCCCTGCCTCTGACTCACGCTGAGCCACCAAGTGACCGCAGTGCAATATGTGCCTCGGTTTCCCCTGTGCTTAATTGGGAATAATAACAGCCCCCACAACAGTGCCCCGTGTGGCACTGTGCGTCTCGCTGAGATGAAAGGACTTTACAGATGCTAATTAAGAACGTTTGGATGACAGGGCACGATGTTATCATCGGGTTAATATTTTGCTACCTGCACTGGAAACACTAAACTGAATATTAACATTACTTGAAGGCTACTTGATCCAGAGCTTGCCCAGGAACTGGATTTATGTAGCttataaaaattacattaatctGCTTACCTGCTCTCTGACACCACCTTGATTCCTAAAATCTTGGGTCAGattatttaacattaaaaagggCGTTGTAGTGCAGGGGAGCGAAACgcaatgaaaattaaatccaGGTTGAATTCAGTGCTTTTGTCTTCAGCTGCGGAAAATAAGATAAGCCTAGAGAAAGCACCCTTCCCTTTGGTATTTATAGCTCTCACAATGGTGGCATCAACTGGGAAAACATGCACTTTGTGGTCTTTTTTCTGTGATACtgagggagattttttttgttggaaaatcagaaatgtaaataacaaACCTACCTTCAGGCTGCCAGATCTTCTGGTGAGAACAGAAATAGAATATTTACTCAGTGGTTCATAAGCCGGAGATCAATATTCTGcttcaaatcatagaatcatttgggttAGAAAAGACCCTTAAAATTGTGTCCAACTATAAATGTAACAGTGCCAAGTGCACCAATAAACCATGCCCCAAAGTGCCACGTCCACacattttaaatacctccagggatggcaacccAGCAGCATCCGCCGTGCTTCGTATCAGTGAGAAATATTCCACCTACTCCATTAAAAGTTATTTCACccctttttatttcaatgtCTGGGACCTCACCTGAATTCCCAGCGTGCTGGAACTTAATTtgtaggtggaaaaaaaaatgccagggCCTTCGCTTCTGCAGATGTGACTACGTAAAAATGTATTCCCTGTCGGCACTCACGCCACTGTTAATTTTCCCTTGGGTTTGTGGCGTAAACAGGGAACAAAGGGAGGGATGACTGGTGCAGAGAGTGcgcagcagagcaggaaatgGGATTTGTGTTTTCAGGACACGGGGCCGGTTTGGTTGAGCCGCCTTTCCCCGGGCCACCCCAGCACTCCGGCTCGGCCCTTCTCG encodes the following:
- the LOC137671681 gene encoding protein piccolo-like, whose amino-acid sequence is MSCYLQQCLPPVYQEPIPIKCPPMYGARHLPVPTWHSTLCIPQHVTPCVPRQRIMSSSFSQQQCVTKCVPQQCATMGVPQQHCVTQRVLQQPCLPRCVTTCVPQQQCATTGVSQEQCVTKCVPQQCVTKDVPQQCATKGIPQQQRESRCVTTCVPQQPYMTKGIPQQQCATKCIPQQRVTTYTPEQQHCATRCATMCVPQQRATKCVSHRFVTACAPQQCATTYIPQQCATRCVTKCVPQQQSVTKCVPQQCATECVPQQSVTKCVPQQSATKCVPQQSVTKCVPQQQCATKGVPQQQCATKGVPQQCPTKGIPQQSVTKCVPQQSVTKCVPQQQCATKCVPQQSVTKCVPQQSATKGVPQQCPTKCIPQQSVTKCVPQQQCPTKCVPQQSVTKCVPQQQCPTKCIPQQSVTKCVPQQQCVTKCIPQQSVTKCVPQQQCPTKCVPQQCQSGGVKISSHSKKYCSAPKWPW